Below is a genomic region from Candidatus Abyssobacteria bacterium SURF_5.
TTTTCGCGCCTGTTTGCGCGCTTCATCCGGGAGAAGCGTACAGAAGGCGTTCAGCTTCGGACCGTCCAACGTGATCCGTTGAAGAACGGCTTCCACGACTTCCACAGGCGAGAGTTTTCGCCGCCGATATGCCGAAAGCAGTTGTCTGGCGGTGAGACGGCACAAATCGTTTTCCATGGTTCGGCTTCTCCATTGAACACGGAATGCGTCCCCTTTGCGGTATCAGTAAACCTGGCGATCCTGGCCCGCCCAATATTTCTCGCGGAGGACGCGTTTCAGAACTTTGCCGCTGGGGTTGCGCGGCAGAGAATCGACGAACTCGATGCTTTTCGGTTTTTTGTAGCTGGCAAGGTTGGCCTTGCAGTGATTGATCAATTCTTCTTCCGAGCACTGCATTGCCGGTTTCAGGACCACGAGCGCTTTCACGTTTTCGCCCCATTTCTCGTCGGGAACTCCGATGACGGCGGCCTCGAGCACGGCCGGATGCGCGAACAGGACGTCCTCGACCTCGCGCGGATAGATATTGGCGCCGCCGCTGATGATCATGTCTTTCTTGCGGTCCACGATGTATATCCAGCCCTCGGAATCAACGGTGGCGAGGTCGCCCGTGTGGAGCCGGCCGTCGCGAAGCACCTGCGCGGTAGCCTCGGGCATTTTCCAATAGCCGGCCATGACGGTGTCGCCCTTGACGGTCAGTTCGCCGACTTCGCCCGGTTTAACGTCCTGCCCCTGCTCATTGAGCACTCGCACATCGAGCTCCGGCAATCCCTTTCCGCAGGAGGTGAGGCGGCGCGTGCGTTCTTCGGGCCCCTCGAGAACGTGCTCGGTTTCCGGCAACAGGGTCATGAGACCGCCTTCCGCGCATCCGAAGTCCTGGATGAAGATGGGGCCGATCTTTTCCATCGCCTTTCGCATGAGCTGGGGCGGCATGGGAGAGGCGCCGTACGTAATCCGCTGGAGGCTGGAGAGGTCGAACTGGTCGAAGTCGGGGCAGTTGACGATAAAGTTGATCATGGCGGGCACGAGGTGGACGTCGGTGATCCGTTCGTTCTGTATGGTTTCGAGCACTTCGACCGG
It encodes:
- a CDS encoding long-chain-fatty-acid--CoA ligase; its protein translation is MNRSKPLIAERLISVCESDPSKLAIKYERDSFTFEQLLTRVCQLVNALHNLGARKGDRVAILSQNCHQYRELFWAVALGNFMIVPVNYRLSPREIAYILNDSEAKILLVSDEYSSLIESIKNRLTSTKHFIGIQTAAAGLRDYEELISSASSAPPPSLPAADDLIWLLYTSGTTGLPKGAMHTHRSVTALVDLAVSNFAIDEATRSLVVTPFYALSGGGWDSICSCMGSTTVILRNFNPVEVLETIQNERITDVHLVPAMINFIVNCPDFDQFDLSSLQRITYGASPMPPQLMRKAMEKIGPIFIQDFGCAEGGLMTLLPETEHVLEGPEERTRRLTSCGKGLPELDVRVLNEQGQDVKPGEVGELTVKGDTVMAGYWKMPEATAQVLRDGRLHTGDLATVDSEGWIYIVDRKKDMIISGGANIYPREVEDVLFAHPAVLEAAVIGVPDEKWGENVKALVVLKPAMQCSEEELINHCKANLASYKKPKSIEFVDSLPRNPSGKVLKRVLREKYWAGQDRQVY